TACGGATATTGTTCTTGAAGAAGGGGTTCGTGAGCTGGGTGGATTGTATGTTCTTGGTACTGAGCGTCACGAGAGTAGAAGGATTGATAATCAGCTTAGAGGACGTTCTGGACGACAGGGAGACCCTGGAGTTAGTCAATTTTATGTATCATTGGAAGATGATTTGTTAAGATTATTTGGTTCAGACAATATCAGTGGGATTATTAGTAAGTTAGGACTTAAAGAAGGGGATGCTATTGAGCATCCTATGATTAGTAAATCTCTGGAAAGAGCCCAGAAAAAAGTAGAGGGACGTAACTTTGAAATTAGGAAAGCTATTCTGGAATATGACGATATTATGAATAAGCAAAGAAAAATTATATACGAACAAAGACGTCAAATTCTCTTTGCTGAAGACCTAAAAGAAGTAATCTTAGGCATGTTTGATAAAGTAGTAGAGGATGTTATAGAATTATATATTTCTGAGGATCTACACCATGATGATTGGGATGTAGATGGAATTATAAATTATTTCCAACAATATAATCTATTTAAGGATACTAAGGAAAAAGACTTAGAAGGTTTATCTCGCCAGGAAATAATAGATAAGATAATCGAAACGGGTAAAAATAGTTATCAAAAGAAAGAAGATGCTCTTGGTAAAGAATTGATGACGAAACTAGGCAAACATGTTACATTAAGAATAATAGATAGAAAATGGATGAGTCATTTAGATAATATGGATCAATTAAGACAAGGTATTGGTTTGCGCGCTTACGGACAGAGGGATCCTTTAACAGAGTATAAATTCGAATCATATGATATGTTTAATGAGATGACAAGCTCTATTAGGGAAGATCTAATTAAGTATTTATATCAGATAGAGTTGAAAGAGGGCTCTTTAAATATGGATCCAGTTGCTCGAAAGAATTTAGAATATCATAGAGATAAAAGGGTTCTAGAAACAAATCAAAACAAAGAACAAGAAAAAGTTCAAACAGTAGTTAAACCAGTAGAACCAGGCCGAAATGATCCATGTCCTTGTGGCAGTGGTAAGAAATATAAAAAGTGTTGTGGAAGATAGGGAGGATAAATAATGAATAGTGATTGTACTAGTAAATTAAAGGAATTAAAAAACAGAATTAATGAATTGAGTGATTCACTTTGACTTGGCTAATTTAAATGACTTAAAAGAAAAATTAGAAAAAGAAATGAGTAAACCTGACTTTTGGAATAAGCAGGAGGAAGCTCAGCGAGTTTCTAAGAAATTAAAAAAAATTAAAGATAGAATACAGGCGATTCGATCTTTAAATGAAGGCTTAGAAGAGGCAGAACTTTTAGCAGAATTGGCGGATGAAGAAGGCCAAAACTCTCAATTATGGTCAGATTATCAAGAAGAAATAAATAATATTGAAAACAAAATTGAAAAAATGGAATTTAAGTTAAAGCTAAGTGGAAAATATGATAATAATAATGCTATTCTTTCCATTCATCCAGGAGCGGGAGGAACTGAATCCCAGGATTGGGCGGAAATGCTATTAAGGATGTATACTCGTTGGGCTGAAAGTAATGACTATCAGATTACAGTTTTAGACTTCTTAGCGGGTGATGAAGCGGGTGTGAAGAGTGTTACTTTATTGATTGAAGGGGATTACGTTTATGGATATCTAAAGAGTGAACGTGGTGTTCACCGTCTAGTTAGAATATCTCCTTTTGATTCATCAGGTAGGAGACATACTTCCTTTGCATCTGTTGATATTATGCCTGAAATTGATGATGATATAGAGGTAGATATAGATGATAAAGACTTACGGATTGAAACATATAGGGCTAGTGGTGCTGGTGGACAGCATGTTAACAAAACTGATTCAGCTGTAAGGATAACACATCAAGCTACAGGTATAGTTGTACAGTGCCAAAATGAAAGATCACAACACAAAAATAAAGCTATGGCTATGAAGTTATTAAAATCAAAGCTTATCGAATTAATGGAAGAAATGCAAGCAGAAAAGATTAATGATATTAGGGGTGAACATAAGGAAATAGCATGGGGTAGTCAGATTCGTTCTTATGTTTTCCACCCATATAATATGATTAAAGACCATAGAACTAATTTAGAGGAAGGTAATGTGAAAAAAGTAATGGATGGATATATTGATGAGTTTATTGAGGCTTATCTAGTATCAAATCATAGTAGTTAATACTTTATTGAAACTTTTTGACACTAAGTTTTAGAGTTTAAAAATTTCTCTAAAGCTTAGTAATTTACTTTATTTGAAAGGGGAACAAATATGAAGAGAAAACGTTCTCTTTGGCTATTGCTTGTTTTCATATTTTTAGTGGTGTTTTTAATTGGAATAGAACTTTATTTGCCTAGTATAGCTAATAGAATTTTAGTAGATATATTTGAACAGGAGACGGATGTAATTGAAGACTTAGAAATAAATATAAGTTCTTTTCCAGCACTTAAGATACTATTTGGAAGAGTGGATCATGTATCAATTCGTTCTCAGGGCTTAGTACATGATCATTTATTTTTAGAAAAATTCAACCTTAATTATCGGGATATTGTTTTGTCTAGAAAAGACTTTGTGGGAGTAAATACTTATTTGGAGGCTGTGGTAACAGAAGAGGCTTTGAATAATTATTTATATGAAAAATATCCTGATATGGGTAATTTTTCTGTAGAAATTAATTCTGAACAAGTGTTATTAGATGGAGAAATAAATATAATGCAATTTAGGGTTAATTTTCAAATAAGTGGCAATCTGGTGCTTAATAATAGAAATCAAATATACTTTGTTCCTAATGATTTACAAGTTGAACAAATCAATATACCGGTAAATTTAATTAAAACTGTTATGGAAGAATTCGCTTTTGTGATTGACTTACAAACATTAGATATTCCAATTGAAATTACTGAATTAAAAGTTGAATCGGAATATATAGTGATTTTAGGAGGAAAAGAAGGGCGTGGAGATAATGAGTAAAAAAATAATATTAATAGTTTTTTTATTTGCTATTATAGCTTCTTTAGTTTCTATTAATGGGAGACATCAGCTAGAAAATTCTGTAAACAATATTGAATTAATTATGGATTATCAATCCATAGAAATGCTAGATATTGAGGATAAGAAGGAGTATATGTCCACCTTAGAAGAGAGCGGTCTAACAGCGATAGCTATTTATCCTGAAGATTTGGGTTCTTTAATAAATGACGGGAAGGCTTATTTTATACATGCTAGAGAAGTAGATAGAATGCTTATGACAACAGCTATGATCAACCCTGCTTTGAGTTCTTATCAGTATCAGCAAGACTCAGCATTTATTATTGTAGAGGATATATTATATATTAGACGTTTGCAAGAGTTTTTACCACAATGGTCAGAGGAATATGATATAGACTATCATATTGAAGGCAGGGAATTAATTATCTTCTTTGAGAACTGGGATAGTAAATATCAATATTTAAGTATTGGTTTTGATAATGATGAAGTGAATAATATTAATGCTGTAAACTTAAAAGTGATTCCACGTTTTAATAATCATGAATTAGTAAAACAACAGAATTGGGAGTTAATGGCTGAAATGGCACCTCCTTTTATAATTTTTTCAGGTCAGGAGATAACTGGCTTTGATAGAAGTAATACTACTGGTTTAGATAAAACTGCCAGCATAATGCAGGATACTAATACCACATTTGGAATGATTGAACCTTTTTTAGCAAGACAAGAAGGAGCTACTACTCTTGCTAGAAATTTAGACTATAATTTACTAAGGGTGCATAGTATTCAACAAGTAGAGATGGACCAACGTCAAAATTATACAGTAGACAATATTATTGACCGTTATATGCGTGCAGTTAGGGAAAGAAATGTTCGCTTATTATATTTGAGACCTTTTCTGGAAGCAAGAAATGAAATGAGTCCTGAAGATATGACTTTATCTTATATTAAAGAATTATCTCATAGACTTCAAGAGGCTGGTTACACTACTAATTCAGTGCAATCTTATAGCAATTATCGAAATTCTAATATATTGCTCCTTATCAGTAGTCTTGGGGTAATAATTGCTGGACTTATTTTCTTAGAGTATCTTTTGGGAATTAAATTCAAAAAGTATTTCTGGCTGCTTTTGCTCTTTGGCCTTATAGCTGGATTTTTATTGCTAATTACTGGAAGAACAATAATGTTAAGAAAAATAGCAGCCCTTGCTAGTGCTATTGTTTTTCCTTCTCTGGCTGTCATCAGTCAATTATATAAAAATGATGAGCGATGGATACTAAGATTCCTAAAGGCTACAACTATCTCGATGCTTGGGGTACTTTTCTTAAGTTCCGCAATGTCTGATATTGCTTTTATTCTTAATGTTGAGCAGTTTACCGGTGTTAAAATTTCTTTTATCATGCCTTTATTCTTAATAAGTATTTATTATATGCGAAAATTTAATGAATATAGTAAAACTACTTGGCAGAAAAGAATTCACGAGTTATGGGAGACATCAATAAAAATAAAGCATATTGTTTTATTAGCGGTTTTTGCATTAGCAGGTCTTATCTATATAACCAGAACAGGTAATAATCCAATGATTCCTGTCTTTGAATTTGAAATAACTATAAGAAATTTTCTCGAAAATATTTTATTAATTCGGCCTAGGTTTAAAGAATTAATAGGGCATCCTGCTTTTCTAATAGCTCTAGCTTTTTCTACTAAGATAAGTTCTAAGTTATATTATTATTATCCACTTATATTGTTAGCAGCGATTGCTCAAATAAACATTTTGAATACTTTCTCACATATTCATACTCCCTTTATGATATCACTGATAAGGACTTTTCATGGAATATGGATAGGTTTATTCTTGGGATATCTTGCTGTTATCTTTATAAAATATATAATTGCTAATAGTGGGAAAATATTAAGTAAATTTAATTTAGACAGTAAAGGATAATAAAAAGACTTGAATTGATATGATAAAAATTGATAGACAATAAGCTTTCTCTTGTGAAAGGCTGTGATAAATATGGCAAAAATTATAATATCGGGGTATTATGGCTTTGATAATTTAGGTGATGAAGCAATTCTAATGTCTATGATTGAAGCCTTTAAAAGTATTGATAAGAATCTGGAAATTACGGTTTTATCTAATAGCCCTGAAAAAACCAGCAATGAATACGGAGTAGATTCTATAAATAGAAATAATATTCTAGCTTTTATAAAAGAGTTAAAAAGTGCAGACTTGTTTATTAGCGGTGGAGGTAGCCTGTTACAAGATGTTACAGGCTGGAAGAGTATTCCATTTTATTTAGGACAAGTTATTTTAGCTAAAATTTTGAGGAGAAAAACTGTAGTCTTTGCTCAAGGAATAGGTCCTGTTCAAAATAAAAAATATCAGTATATTATCAAAAAAGTCTTAGGAAAAGTTGATTTACTATCAGTTAGGGATTTTCGTTCCAAGGATTTATTAGAAAATTGGGGTTTAAATGAGAAGGAAGTAAAACTTGCTGCAGATCCTGTTTATTTTCTAAAGACTATATCTAAAAACAAATCCTCTGAACATAGAGAATTATTTTCAGAGGATTTGAAAAGAATATTAAGTAGTGAAAAGCCATTAATAGGTGTTTCAGTTAGACCCTGGGGTGATAATAATTATCTCAGTGCTATGGCAGATTCTCTGGCTAAATTAGCAAGAAATATTACTGCTAATCTTTTGATAACACCTATGCATTTTCATGAAGATCAAGAAACAAGTCTTAAGTTGAAAAAAATGATTATTAAGAAATTTAACGAATCTAAATATCAAGGAGAAATTATGCTTGATCTTAAGAAATATACTCCGGGAGAGATGCTGGATATATATAAAAAACTAGATTTATTAATTGGTGTTCGTCTTCATTCTCTTATTTTTGCAGCTGTGAATAACGTTCCTTTTGTAGCAGTCGAATATGATCCAAAAGTTAAAGCATTTTTGGAGATGATTTCTTTAACATCAGGTATTGATATTGAAAATTTAGATTCTAAAAAATTATTAAGAATTTCTGAATCCATTTGGAAAAATAGAGAACAGTTTAAAGGGGTATTAGAACAACAAGGTTCGCAATTGAATAAACTAGCATTAAATAATTTTATAACAGTTTTAGATATGATTGAGGAGAGAAATAATGTCTGATTATATGGAAATATTAGGAATTAAGATTAATAAAGTAGATATGAAGCAAGCTATTAGTGAAGTTGATAATTTTATTAAAAATAAACAACAAGCCAGTATAGTAACTCCTAATTCAGAAATAATAGTAATGGCTCAAGACAATAAGGAACTTGCTGAAATAATTAATAATGCAAGTTTAAGTGTGGCAGATGGTGCAGGTGTTGTTCTTGCTTCAAAATTGTACCAAGAGCCTTTGAAAGAAAGGGTTGCTGGCTTTGATTTGATGCAAAGCTTATTGAAATTAGCAAATGAGAATAATTATTCAATGTATTTTCTAGGGGCTGAAGAGGTAGTAGTTGAAACTGCTAGAAAAAATGTTCTTAAACAATACCCAGAAATAAATATTCTTGGTACACATCATGGTTTTATAGATAAGGAAATGGAAAATGAGCTTATTCAGGAGATAAATAATTTAGAAATTAATTTACTATTTCTTGGAATGGGTGTTCCTTTACAAGAAAAATTTATAAAAAGGAATATGGCAAAGTTAAATGCAAATATTATTATGACTGTTGGAGGTTCTTTTGACGTGCTGGCTGGAAAAGTAAATAGGGCACCAGTATGGATGCAAAAATTAAATCTTGAGTGGTTTTACAGGCTTTTGCAGGAACCAAAGCGTATTGGAAGAGTGCTGGCATTACCTCGTTTTGTGATTTTGGTATTCTTTGATCGAATGAGAAGGGCTAGATAATTTTATAATGGGGTGTTATTAAGAAGGTGTATGATGAGATATAATATAAAGCGAACGTTATTTGACTATCTCGGGATTACAGTAGGTGCAGCGATAGCGTCATTGTCTCTTGCTGTATTTTTAATTCCCAATCGAATTGCAGCAGGTGGATTAAGTGGTCTATCTACAATTATTTTTTATATGACAGGATTTCCAGTGGGTACAATGACTCTAATATTAAATATTCCTGTATTTTTAGCAGGCTTAAAAGTACTTGGCTTTTCCTTTGGTGCTAGAACTATTTATGGGATGATTATGTTTTCTGTGTTCATTGATGTCTTTCAGTCTTTTATAAATCCTATAACTACCGACCTTTTATTAGCAACTATTTATGGAGGTATTATTGGTGGACTAGGATTAGGTATTGTTTTTTTATCAAGAGGAACAACTGGTGGGACAGATATGATTGCTCGTCTGATTCATCACTATACTAGCCTTAGTGTTGGTCAGGGTCTTTTGTTAGCAGATGGATTTGTAGTTTTAATGGCAGGTATCTTTTTTAATGCAGAGGTTGCTTTGTATGCTGCAATAGCTATCTTTATCAATAGTAAAACTATAGACCTTGTACAGGAAGGTATCGATTACAAAAGGGCTGCTTTTATTATTTCAAGAAAATCAGATGAAATAAAAAATAAAGTTATAAAAGACTTAGATAGAGGAGTTACCATTTTCAAAGCCAAGGGTGGTTATACTGCTGAAGAAAAGGAAGTTTTATATTGTATTATAAATAGGTCAGAATTAACAAAAATTAAGAGATTGGTATATGATATTGATAATGATGCTTTTGTAATAATCTCTTCTGTCCATGAAGTACTTGGAGAAGGATTTAAGAAGATTAATTAGACTTTAAATTATACCTTTTTTTATAAAAAAACATTAGGGAATTTGCACCATAGGTAGTTTAAATTACCTGTGGTTTTTTTTTATATATATTGACCTAATAATATATACTAATAATAGCAAGGGGGTAAAATATGATAATATTAAATAATGTGAGTATAGGTAATATTAAAGATTTATCCTTTTATGTTTCATCAGGGGAGTTGCTATGTATAAATGACCAGGATCAAGAGAAAATTAATCATTTATTTAAGGTTATGAGTGGGGAAAGAAAGCCTGAACAAGGAGTAATTAAGTATCTAGACAAGGGTGTTTATAAAAGAGATATAGATCGAAAATCATTAGGCTTTGTTTTTAAAGAAAATATATTATTAAAAGACAGGACGTTGTTTGAAAATTTAGAATATATTATGCAAATTAAGGATATTGATATGTTTTCATATAAAAGTAGAATTCGCAGAATATTAGAGATTGTTGATTTAAAAGAATCTTATAATAAAAAACCAGAACAATTGTTAAAACATCAGCTTAAAAGGGTAAATATTGCACAGGCTATTTTAAATTATCCACCAGCTTTAATTCTGGAAGATCCCACCAAGGGCTTAGATGAGCTTAACTCCCTTGGGATTATTAGATTATTAAAAAGATTAAATAGGTTTTCTATGACAGTTGTATTATTAAGTACAGATAATAATTTGCTTATAGGTAAAGATATACGGAGATTAAAAATCAACAATAGCCTTAATAATAAAAAGAAGGGGTCTTATGCTTAAAAAGTTTGTTTTTAATCTTAAAGAGGCTTATAGGAAGATTGCTCAATGTGTAAATGAAAGTTACACTTATTTTCTATATATGTCTCTTATTTATCTACTTTTCACTATGTTCTTTACTGCTTTAATTAATATAAATTATTTATCTGAAATTAGTTTAGACCATCAGCTTTCCTTTTTATTAGAAAGTATTCCTAATACTTTCATGCTCCTTGATTTTTCTTCAAAAATGCCATTGCTGATAATCTTTGTTTTTGTATTCTTTATTTATCACACTAAGAAAAATTTTATTCAGAATTATTTAGAAACTGCTAATGCAGAAATAGAGTTAATAAAGAAATTAAAAGGAAACAAAGCTATAGCAAGATCACCAATTATCTATATTTCTTTAATTATTAATACTATTTCATTAATTATAGTTTTAAGTATATCTAAAGTAGTGTACAGAATTACTAGCACATATCTTTATAGTCAGGACTATGGAATAAAATTATTAGAGTTTAGAGAGTTTCAAATAACATTATTTATGCTTCTTTTTATGGCAAGTACTATTCTTTTATTTTCAATTACTTATTATATGTTTTGGGATGTATCAAAAAAAAACAATGAAGGAAAAGTTAATTAGATTCTATTGATTTTACTTAAGAAAAGTTCTATTTATAAAATGGTAAGTTTTAATAGTGTAAAAAAAATTGAATTTAGGCAGGAAAGAGTGTGTTGTTTATAGAATCAATATACTTAGAGAGTTTAAAATAGAGTAAGCTAGCAAAAGCCATGTATATAATTATGAAAGAAAAGTCAAATATACAAGATTTTTTTAAAAAGGTGGTTTTTTATGAAAAAGAAAATTTTTATTCTAATTTTTGTGTTTATTACAACTATGTCTGTTTTATTGGCAAACAATAATAATACAGAAGCTGATCCAGATTTAGTTTTTGATGCATTTAATGAAGTTTTTGCTTATATACTTAATTATCATACTGATGAAAATAAAGTAGAAGACATACTTAGAGGTGCGATGAGGGGAATGGTTGATTCTCTAGATGTGTATTCAGAATATTTGACTTTAGAACAGTATGAGGCTATGCAGGAGGAATATGAGGGTTATTTTGGAGGTATTGGGATAATTATCACTCCTGAATTAACTATTGTTTCACCTATTCGAGGAACACCTGGTGAAGCAGCAGGCCTTCAGACAGATGATCATATCATAGCTATTGATGGTAAGTCAACAGAGGATCTAAGCCAGAGCGAGGGTGTAGATTTAATGAGAGGGGAACCGGGTACGGAGGTTACTCTTACTATTAGAAGAGACAGTTTAGATGAAACTTTTGAAGTAACTATTATTAGAGATGATATACAAATACCGTACGTAGAATGGGAAATGAAAACTGAGGAGATAGGATATATTAGTGTTGCACAATTTGTTCAAAACGTTGGTGCAGAAGTAGAAACAGCTATTAAAGAGTTAGAAGCTGAAGGAGCTAAGGCTTTAATATTGGATTTAAGGTCCAACCCTGGAGGCTTGCTAAACGAAGCTATAGATGTTGGTAGTAGTTTTTTGAATGATAAAGATATAGTAGCTGTGCGTTCTAGAATTGGTGCAGATCAAACCTATAGAACCACATCTAATATATATACTACAGATTTACCTCTTTTACTTATGATTAATCAAGGAAGTGCTAGTGGATCTGAAATAGTAGCAGGCGCTATCCAGGATTATAATCGAGGGATTCTGTTCGGTAAAAAAAGTTTTGGTAAAGCAACTGTTCAATCTTTATTTCCATTGGTTGACGGATCAGCCTTAAAGTTGACTACTGCCCAATATTATACTCCTTTTGATCGCAATATTCATGAAAAAGGGATAGATGTAGATGTAGAAGTAGACTTTGACCCAGATTATGATGGGGATAATCAATTGGATGAAGCAATACAATATATAAAAGAAAATATATTAAATAATTATATTGATATAGAGGAAATTGCAAGTTGATATCCTCTCCATAATCTTATCTATAATAAAATTATGACAAAATATTTATAAAAAACCAGCTTAAACGCTGGTTTTTTTGATAAATTCAGGCAAAAAATAAAAAAACCATATGCTAAATATTGACATGAAATCAAATATGCGGTATAATATATTAGGTAGTTATATTGGAAACATTATACGTAATAAGAATTTCATAAAAGTAAATTAGTCTTAAAGTACTTTTGTTAGTGATGTTGATGTTTGGGGGATCAAAGTATGGAACAAGTTTCGTTTTTACTTCTGCTTGCTTTTCGAAATAGTCTATTTATAATATTGTTAACATATTCTTTTCTAGCCTTAAAATTACTAGATATTAGGATGTTCTTTTTGTTATTTATTATTACTTTTTCTTCTTTTATATTAAGAACACTTCCTATAATTCCATTAGTTATAATAATCTCATCTATGTTAATTCATGTAGTTTATTTCAAATATATCTATAAAATGCCAATATATATTTCTGCTATATCTACTGGACTATCAGTTCTTATTTATTTTTTCATTGAGGGTATTATTATGCCTTTTCTTATAAATATATCTAATCTTACATATCTGGATTTTTATTCTAATAGTTTAATTACACTTAAGTTTGTTTCAGTACAAGTTATTATTCTTACGATACTGATAATTTTTATAAGGCATTTTAAAATAGATTTAAGTGAACAATTAAAATTTTTTAAAGTAGAAGAATTAGAGATAATTACAGATTCTGAGCTTGATTTTAGAAGAGAAAAAAGAGTAACCACTGCTTTTATTTTTGTGATTATATTCATTGTACTAC
This region of Halanaerobiaceae bacterium ANBcell28 genomic DNA includes:
- a CDS encoding ATP-binding cassette domain-containing protein, coding for MIILNNVSIGNIKDLSFYVSSGELLCINDQDQEKINHLFKVMSGERKPEQGVIKYLDKGVYKRDIDRKSLGFVFKENILLKDRTLFENLEYIMQIKDIDMFSYKSRIRRILEIVDLKESYNKKPEQLLKHQLKRVNIAQAILNYPPALILEDPTKGLDELNSLGIIRLLKRLNRFSMTVVLLSTDNNLLIGKDIRRLKINNSLNNKKKGSYA
- the csaB gene encoding polysaccharide pyruvyl transferase CsaB, coding for MAKIIISGYYGFDNLGDEAILMSMIEAFKSIDKNLEITVLSNSPEKTSNEYGVDSINRNNILAFIKELKSADLFISGGGSLLQDVTGWKSIPFYLGQVILAKILRRKTVVFAQGIGPVQNKKYQYIIKKVLGKVDLLSVRDFRSKDLLENWGLNEKEVKLAADPVYFLKTISKNKSSEHRELFSEDLKRILSSEKPLIGVSVRPWGDNNYLSAMADSLAKLARNITANLLITPMHFHEDQETSLKLKKMIIKKFNESKYQGEIMLDLKKYTPGEMLDIYKKLDLLIGVRLHSLIFAAVNNVPFVAVEYDPKVKAFLEMISLTSGIDIENLDSKKLLRISESIWKNREQFKGVLEQQGSQLNKLALNNFITVLDMIEERNNV
- a CDS encoding DUF5693 family protein, giving the protein MSKKIILIVFLFAIIASLVSINGRHQLENSVNNIELIMDYQSIEMLDIEDKKEYMSTLEESGLTAIAIYPEDLGSLINDGKAYFIHAREVDRMLMTTAMINPALSSYQYQQDSAFIIVEDILYIRRLQEFLPQWSEEYDIDYHIEGRELIIFFENWDSKYQYLSIGFDNDEVNNINAVNLKVIPRFNNHELVKQQNWELMAEMAPPFIIFSGQEITGFDRSNTTGLDKTASIMQDTNTTFGMIEPFLARQEGATTLARNLDYNLLRVHSIQQVEMDQRQNYTVDNIIDRYMRAVRERNVRLLYLRPFLEARNEMSPEDMTLSYIKELSHRLQEAGYTTNSVQSYSNYRNSNILLLISSLGVIIAGLIFLEYLLGIKFKKYFWLLLLFGLIAGFLLLITGRTIMLRKIAALASAIVFPSLAVISQLYKNDERWILRFLKATTISMLGVLFLSSAMSDIAFILNVEQFTGVKISFIMPLFLISIYYMRKFNEYSKTTWQKRIHELWETSIKIKHIVLLAVFALAGLIYITRTGNNPMIPVFEFEITIRNFLENILLIRPRFKELIGHPAFLIALAFSTKISSKLYYYYPLILLAAIAQINILNTFSHIHTPFMISLIRTFHGIWIGLFLGYLAVIFIKYIIANSGKILSKFNLDSKG
- the prfB gene encoding peptide chain release factor 2 (programmed frameshift) gives rise to the protein MNSDCTSKLKELKNRINELSDSLDLANLNDLKEKLEKEMSKPDFWNKQEEAQRVSKKLKKIKDRIQAIRSLNEGLEEAELLAELADEEGQNSQLWSDYQEEINNIENKIEKMEFKLKLSGKYDNNNAILSIHPGAGGTESQDWAEMLLRMYTRWAESNDYQITVLDFLAGDEAGVKSVTLLIEGDYVYGYLKSERGVHRLVRISPFDSSGRRHTSFASVDIMPEIDDDIEVDIDDKDLRIETYRASGAGGQHVNKTDSAVRITHQATGIVVQCQNERSQHKNKAMAMKLLKSKLIELMEEMQAEKINDIRGEHKEIAWGSQIRSYVFHPYNMIKDHRTNLEEGNVKKVMDGYIDEFIEAYLVSNHSS
- a CDS encoding DUF2993 domain-containing protein — protein: MKRKRSLWLLLVFIFLVVFLIGIELYLPSIANRILVDIFEQETDVIEDLEINISSFPALKILFGRVDHVSIRSQGLVHDHLFLEKFNLNYRDIVLSRKDFVGVNTYLEAVVTEEALNNYLYEKYPDMGNFSVEINSEQVLLDGEINIMQFRVNFQISGNLVLNNRNQIYFVPNDLQVEQINIPVNLIKTVMEEFAFVIDLQTLDIPIEITELKVESEYIVILGGKEGRGDNE
- a CDS encoding YitT family protein; this translates as MRYNIKRTLFDYLGITVGAAIASLSLAVFLIPNRIAAGGLSGLSTIIFYMTGFPVGTMTLILNIPVFLAGLKVLGFSFGARTIYGMIMFSVFIDVFQSFINPITTDLLLATIYGGIIGGLGLGIVFLSRGTTGGTDMIARLIHHYTSLSVGQGLLLADGFVVLMAGIFFNAEVALYAAIAIFINSKTIDLVQEGIDYKRAAFIISRKSDEIKNKVIKDLDRGVTIFKAKGGYTAEEKEVLYCIINRSELTKIKRLVYDIDNDAFVIISSVHEVLGEGFKKIN
- a CDS encoding WecB/TagA/CpsF family glycosyltransferase, which produces MSDYMEILGIKINKVDMKQAISEVDNFIKNKQQASIVTPNSEIIVMAQDNKELAEIINNASLSVADGAGVVLASKLYQEPLKERVAGFDLMQSLLKLANENNYSMYFLGAEEVVVETARKNVLKQYPEINILGTHHGFIDKEMENELIQEINNLEINLLFLGMGVPLQEKFIKRNMAKLNANIIMTVGGSFDVLAGKVNRAPVWMQKLNLEWFYRLLQEPKRIGRVLALPRFVILVFFDRMRRAR
- a CDS encoding S41 family peptidase; this encodes MKKKIFILIFVFITTMSVLLANNNNTEADPDLVFDAFNEVFAYILNYHTDENKVEDILRGAMRGMVDSLDVYSEYLTLEQYEAMQEEYEGYFGGIGIIITPELTIVSPIRGTPGEAAGLQTDDHIIAIDGKSTEDLSQSEGVDLMRGEPGTEVTLTIRRDSLDETFEVTIIRDDIQIPYVEWEMKTEEIGYISVAQFVQNVGAEVETAIKELEAEGAKALILDLRSNPGGLLNEAIDVGSSFLNDKDIVAVRSRIGADQTYRTTSNIYTTDLPLLLMINQGSASGSEIVAGAIQDYNRGILFGKKSFGKATVQSLFPLVDGSALKLTTAQYYTPFDRNIHEKGIDVDVEVDFDPDYDGDNQLDEAIQYIKENILNNYIDIEEIAS